TCAAAAGTCAAACTATTTTCTTCATTCTTAACAAAATGTTCGCATTAGGGGTTTTAACCCTTATACCTAGAACAAAAAGCGAATAAGAAAAATCATATAGGGTAAGGACACCCCAAGGAGTAATGTAGACACAAAAACCGCTTCTGATGATTCCATAACATGGGTGTCATACTCTTGGCAAAGAATCACTGCATTGGCTGCCATCGGCATTCCGCTTAGGATGATAACAACCGAGGCAATCATTGTATCCACACCTGCAAGCCATAAGATGATAGCTAATAAGGTCGGTATGACAATCAATTTGATAAAGCTAAATATAAAAATCATCCGCTTCTTAAAGATTGAACGAATATCCACCCCATAAAGAGATGCACCTATTACAAGAAGAGATAGTGGTGTTGTCATATCTCCAACATCTGCAAGAAGTTCGTTGACAAAAGTTGGTAACTGAATCGATGCAAAAAATAAAATCAGACCAATCACCGTGGCTATCAGACCAGGATTTAAAAATACCTTAAGTTCAAGTTTTTGGTGCTGGTCCGTTCCATGGGTGATAAATGTAATCCCCAAAGTAAAGACCAGGATATTAAATGGCAAGTTTAAAATAGCTGCAAAAAAGAGTGCGTCATTGCCAAGTACTGCACTTAATACAGGATATCCAACAAAGGCGACATTGCCAAATAAAATCATGAATCGATAGAGACCAACATCCTCATAAGGAACTCGTAGCAGTTTTGTCAATACGATGGCTGCTATGATTAAAAATCCGTATTGCACAATGGCAATCAGCATCACGCGTAGGACATCTTCGCGCGTAATCTCTACCGTGTTGACCATACTCGAGATCAACATCGCCGGTAATGTAAATGAAAAAATAAGGTTTGAAATATGTTTTGCTGCTTCTTGTTTGATTCCTTTAACTCCCACAAGGATATATCCTGCAAAAAGCAGAATAAATAGTTGTGCAAGTTTTAATAATACATTTTGAATATCCATTGTTACCCTTTCCAGTTATGTAAAAAACTAGTGATCAAACCCATTAAGTGCACTCATAATTGCCCGTATGGATGCGTTGTCAATATTGGAATCTTGGCCGATACCATAATGTAGCACACCATCTTGGTTTTTCAACTGGATATATGCAGCCGCATCTGCTGTTGCCGCCTCGCTTAAGGCATGCTCATTATAATTGACCAAGGAATATGTTCCTTCTAGCATTGGTGCAATGGCATTAAAGAAGGCTGATACAGGACCATTGCCCTCGCCTGACACTTCTTTTTTGATACCATTGATAATCACCGATGCTTTTACAGACATATGTCCATTTTCTTTGTTATCATACGCATATGAAAAATGTACTAATGCATTGGGTTCAACTACATTAATAAACGTCTTATTAAAAATATCAAATATTTCCTGATTCGTCAATTCCCTACTTAAGCGGTCTGCTTCTTTTTGTACATGATAGCTGATCTCAGGATGCATCGCCTTAGGACATTGATAACCATAATCTGCTTCAAGGATGTAAGCAACTCCGCCTTTTCCTGATTGGCTATTAATACGTATAATCGGTTCGTACATACGCCCGATATCTGCTGGATCAATGGGAAGATATGGTACATCCCATACTTTTTCTTCACGCTCTTTATACACTTGAAGCCCTTTTCGAATCGCATCTTGATGGGAGCCTGAAAACGCAGTATAGACGAGCTTACCTGCATATGGGTGACGTTCATGGACATGCATTCCTGTACAGGTTTCATAGGTATCAATCACTCGGTTAATATCTTCCATATATAATCCAGGTTCAATACCTTGAGAATACATATTCATAGCCATGGTCAATATATCAAGGTTTCCTGTTCGCTCCCCATTGCCAAACAATGTTCCTTCAACACGGTCTGCACCTGCTAATATCCCAAGCTCTGTTGCCGCTACGCCCGTTCCTCGATCATTATGGGTATGCAAACTAATAAGTACAGACTCACGGTTATTCAAGTTCTTGCAAAACCACTCAATCTCATCTGCAAATACATTAGGTGTTGTCATCTCAACTGTTGCAGGAAGATTGATAATTGCTTTATGATCCGGTGTCGGTTGCCATGTATCAATAACGGCTTGAACTACCTCTAGTGCATACTCCATTTCTGTACCTGTAAAACTTTCCGGTGAGTATTCAAAGGTAAAATCCGTATCTGGGTACTGCGCCGCGTATTTTTGCAACAACTGCGCGCCTTCCACAGCAATCGCTTTAATCTCTTCTTTGGTTTTCTTAAACACCATCTCGCGTTGAGCTGTTGACGTAGAATTATATACATGAACAACTGCTGCATGAACACCTTCTAAGGCTTCAAAAGTTTTGGCTATCAAGTGCTCTCTCGCCTGAACAAGAACCTGAACCTTAACATCTTCTGGGATACGGTTTTCTTCAATTAAGCGACGTAAAAATTTATATTCTGTATCTGAAGCTGAAGGAAATCCAATCTCAATCTCTTTGAATCCCATATCAACAAGCATTTGAAAAAACTTCATCTTCGCCTCAATGCCCATAGGGTTTGGCAGAGATTGATTTCCATCGCGAAGGTCAACACTACAAAACAGCGGCGCCTTGGTTAGCTCATTATTTGGCCATGTTCTGTCAACGTATTTAAATACTGGGTATTGCTTGTACTTTCCAATGTTCTTGTTCATTTTCATATCCTTATCCTCCTAATAAAATCAAAAAAACCTCTCATCTCTATAAACTATAGAGACGAAAGGTTAACTTCCGCGTTACCACTCAAATTCATTCCTCAGAATGCACTCACTAGATACCAACATATCTTCTTGATATAACGGTCAATCCCGGCTATGTCTACTCAGCTTCAACACGCAACTCCAAGGCTAGTTCATTATCTATCCAATGTTGTTTCACACCTACCAACAACTCTCTGAAAAATTCAAGAAAACTACTGCTCCTTTTCACAGTTTTTGTTCCATTCAGTTTTAAAGAATAATACACTATCTCTATACCTTTGTCAAGCTTTTTATAAAAATTGATGGATAACCATAAAAATAATAATGACAAGAAGAGACGGCAACATGTTCATCACCTTAATTGTCTTGATCTCAAGAATATTCAAAGCGAGGGCAATCAAAAGTAGACCTCCCACAGCACTCAGTTCTGTAATCATAGCATCTGTAAGGTAGTGTTGCAGATATCCGGCAAGTAATGTCAACCCTCCCTGAAAGATAAACAAAGGGATCACACTAAAAATCACACCGATACCAAGGGTTGAAGCAAGTGCTAATGCAGCAAATCCATCCATAGTCGCTTTTGTGAGTAATAAGTCCGGTGATTGGCTCACCCCTTCTTGAATGGCTCCCAATATGGTCATCGACCCCATACAAAAGAGCAAAAAAGATGTAATTAATCCTGTTGAAAAGTTAGAATCTTTTGAATTGATTCGCTCCTTAAACCGTTCACTTAGACGATTTAACTGTCGGTCCAAATCAAAGCCTTCGCCTATGATACTTCCAATAATAATACTAAAGACCATAAACAGCTGTTGATTTGATTGTATAGCCATTGAGACACCTAATATCAAGGTAAAAATACCTATGCCTGTAAATGCAATATCAATAAACCGTTTCGGTACCTTTGAATGAAATAATACACCAATCGTTCCACCAATGATAACTGTAGCCACATTGACCAATGTGCCTATCATAATTTTTCTGCGATATTC
This sequence is a window from Vallitaleaceae bacterium 9-2. Protein-coding genes within it:
- a CDS encoding DUF554 domain-containing protein, encoding MIGTLVNVATVIIGGTIGVLFHSKVPKRFIDIAFTGIGIFTLILGVSMAIQSNQQLFMVFSIIIGSIIGEGFDLDRQLNRLSERFKERINSKDSNFSTGLITSFLLFCMGSMTILGAIQEGVSQSPDLLLTKATMDGFAALALASTLGIGVIFSVIPLFIFQGGLTLLAGYLQHYLTDAMITELSAVGGLLLIALALNILEIKTIKVMNMLPSLLVIIIFMVIHQFL
- the leuA gene encoding 2-isopropylmalate synthase, whose translation is MNKNIGKYKQYPVFKYVDRTWPNNELTKAPLFCSVDLRDGNQSLPNPMGIEAKMKFFQMLVDMGFKEIEIGFPSASDTEYKFLRRLIEENRIPEDVKVQVLVQAREHLIAKTFEALEGVHAAVVHVYNSTSTAQREMVFKKTKEEIKAIAVEGAQLLQKYAAQYPDTDFTFEYSPESFTGTEMEYALEVVQAVIDTWQPTPDHKAIINLPATVEMTTPNVFADEIEWFCKNLNNRESVLISLHTHNDRGTGVAATELGILAGADRVEGTLFGNGERTGNLDILTMAMNMYSQGIEPGLYMEDINRVIDTYETCTGMHVHERHPYAGKLVYTAFSGSHQDAIRKGLQVYKEREEKVWDVPYLPIDPADIGRMYEPIIRINSQSGKGGVAYILEADYGYQCPKAMHPEISYHVQKEADRLSRELTNQEIFDIFNKTFINVVEPNALVHFSYAYDNKENGHMSVKASVIINGIKKEVSGEGNGPVSAFFNAIAPMLEGTYSLVNYNEHALSEAATADAAAYIQLKNQDGVLHYGIGQDSNIDNASIRAIMSALNGFDH
- a CDS encoding AEC family transporter, which codes for MDIQNVLLKLAQLFILLFAGYILVGVKGIKQEAAKHISNLIFSFTLPAMLISSMVNTVEITREDVLRVMLIAIVQYGFLIIAAIVLTKLLRVPYEDVGLYRFMILFGNVAFVGYPVLSAVLGNDALFFAAILNLPFNILVFTLGITFITHGTDQHQKLELKVFLNPGLIATVIGLILFFASIQLPTFVNELLADVGDMTTPLSLLVIGASLYGVDIRSIFKKRMIFIFSFIKLIVIPTLLAIILWLAGVDTMIASVVIILSGMPMAANAVILCQEYDTHVMESSEAVFVSTLLLGVSLPYMIFLIRFLF